The following are encoded together in the Culex pipiens pallens isolate TS chromosome 1, TS_CPP_V2, whole genome shotgun sequence genome:
- the LOC120427893 gene encoding uncharacterized protein LOC120427893: MNVNGKYLCVITLVIFSISGSAYTTQRSQVQDDEGSPFLDMASEFLQSLNQNQGGGGGGGGAAAGLSGIASMLLPLMANAASGGGSGSSKSGNDGVGAILSGIGSMLASSQGGGGGGGGGFDPALIGNVIQMFAGANEEPQRRSAGSNKRQKRAKADEGNPILDTVLNVAQTWLANQNSIDRDDDGSDREPQHPGFNGETLVNLLPLAVQAFQSFSGPEMEKTQEKHKDHSWVLPPFLEHIHVMWDQFTQSELFQAIWTKVGLDTVFRGFVNRDGKLDYDKLFDTLQNQSFRRRWIKAATIYLADWAHYIANPEVYQRYVATGQMMANGFLQSRGYPKQALLDINRPSETISNLIDHTAKKYLQVKIVSVTYVKPAVNYVKDLLKLGKAKQFLQKYNATELTDKLTDTLNLEVIEPVLKVHRAYRQAIQTPHCDKYILCEINSHDPNERLGLGGFKQGVTRFGSMAASWFISQETQTPFWTLFAIINDPHNCQSKHPVDCAEFHENESKVTTEYPHNEL, translated from the exons atgaatgtgaacGGTAAATATCTGTGTGTGATAACGCTGGTGATCTTCTCGATCAGTGGAAGTGCCTACACGACGCAGCGGTCGCAAGTTCAGGATGATGAGGGTAGCCCGTTTCTGGACATGGCGTCCGAGTTCCTGCAGTCGTTGAACCAGAACCAGGGCGGTGGCGGCGGAGGAGGTGGTGCGGCAGCAGGACTGTCCGGAATCGCTTCGATGTTGCTGCCGTTGATGGCCAACGCTGCAAGTGGCGGCGGAAGTGGTTCGAGCAAGTCCGGAAATGACGGAGTCGGCGCGATCCTGTCCGGCATCGGTAGCATGTTGGCCAGCAGCCAGGGTGGTGGAGGTGGTGGCGGCGGTGGTTTCGATCCCGCTCTCATTGGCAACGTGATCCAGATGTTCGCTGGAGCGAACGAAGAACCGCAACGGCGAAGTGCTGGAAGCAATAAACGCCAAAAGAGAGCGAAGGCGGACGAGGGCAACCCGATCCTTGATACGGTCTTGAACGTAGCTCAAACGTGGCTTGCCAACCAAAACAGCATTGATCGGGATGACGATGGTTCCGATCGGGAGCCCCAGCATCCGGGATTCAACGGAGAAACCCTTGTCAATCTGCTCCCCCTGGCCGTCCAAGCCTTCCAGTCCTTCTCCGGTCCCGAAATGGAAAAGACCCAAGAAAAGCACAAGGACCACTCGTGGGTTCTGCCACCCTTCCTGGAGCACATCCACGTCATGTGGGACCAGTTTACCCAGTCTGAGCTGTTCCAAGCGATCTGGACCAAGGTCGGCCTCGATACGGTGTTCCGCGGGTTCGTGAACCGCGATGGCAAGCTGGACTACGACAAGCTGTTCGACACACTGCAGAACCAATCGTTCCGACGTCGCTGGATCAAGGCCGCGACCATCTATCTGGCCGATTGGGCCCACTACATCGCCAATCCGGAGGTGTACCAGAG gtacgTCGCCACCGGCCAGATGATGGCCAACGGATTCCTGCAGTCGCGTGGCTACCCCAAGCAGGCCCTGCTGGACATCAACCGACCGAGCGAAACCATCTCCAACCTGATCGATCACACCGCCAAAAAGTACCTGCAGGTCAAGATCGTCTCGGTGACGTACGTGAAGCCGGCCGTAAACTACGTCAAAGATCTGCTCAAGCTGGGCAAGGCGAAGCAGTTCCTGCAAAAGTACAACGCTACCGAACTCACCGACAAGCTAACCGATACGCTCAATCTGGAG gtaATTGAACCGGTGCTGAAAGTTCATCGTGCCTACCGGCAAGCGATCCAGACGCCCCACTGTGATAAGTACATTCTGTGCGAGATCAACTCGCACGATCCGAACGAGCGGCTGGGGCTGGGTGGCTTCAAGCAGGGCGTAACCCGTTTCGGCAGCATGGCCGCGTCCTGGTTCATCAGCCAGGAGACGCAGACCCCCTTCTGGACGCTGTTCGCCATCATCAACGATCCGCACAACTGCCAGTCCAAACATCCGGTCGATTGTGCCGAATTCCACGAAAACGAAAGCAAGGTGACCACGGAATACCCGCACAATGAACTTTAA